GATCGTGTTTGCGGCCGACCATGGAATTACGGAAGAAGGTATTTCGGCTTATCCAAAAGAAGTGACGGAACAAATGGCACTTAATTTCCTGAATGACGGTGCTGCCATCAATGTATTAAGCCGCGCGATAGATGCTTACTTGGACATTGTCGATATAGGGATCGATGCAGATATCGAAGCACCAGGGTTAACTTCTAGAAAAGTCCGCAATGGAACTAGAAACTTTTATAAGGAAGAGGCAATGACAAAGGAAGAAGTAATTCAAGCGCTTGAAATTGGATATGACCGTGCACAGAAAATGATTGCCCGTGGTGCGAACTGCCTGATTCTTGGTGAAATGGGAATCGGAAATACGACTTCCAGTACCGCCATCATCTCCATCGTAAGCGGGAAAAGCGTCGAGTCACTAGTGGGGCAGGGAACAGGATTGAAGTCAGAAGGCATTTTACATAAGCGAAGAATAATTGAAGAAGCGATTTCATTAAGAAATCCTAATCCAGATGATCCAATCAATATTTTGATGAAAATCGGCGGGTTCGAAATTGCAGGTATGGCAGGGGCCATGCTCTCTGCAGCGAATAACCGTATTCCCATTCTTGTTGATGGTTTCATTACAACCACGGCTGCTGTATTGGCAAACCTGATTTCCGGACGTGCAGCTGATTATATGTTTGTTGGACATCGATCTGCAGAACCTGGTCATAGAACGGCCATAGAACTGCTTGGCAAGGAGCCGATCCTCGATGTGGGAATGAGAATCGGGGAAGGAACAGGGGCTGCCCTGTCATACCCCATCCTTAAGGCAGCGACATTGGTCATTAAAGAAATGGCAACATTTGAATCTGCAGGCGTGTCAAATAAGTAAGAAATAGGAGACCTTCATTGCGATGGTCTCCTATTTTTATGGTTTCTTTCAGTTCCCTTTTACTTAATGGGCAGATGACCTTTATATTTCTTCATTTTCCTGACGACGGAAGGCTGGCTGATCCCTAAGAATTTAGCCATCTCATATGTGGACTTACATTTTTTACTCGCTTTCATCATCATCCATTTTTCCACTTGCTCGAGGGCGGTATTGAGATCACTATCATCAACCATCATATCGTCAATCATTAGGGTATCATCTATTTTCTCAAAAGATTCTTGTCCATGGAAATGGGAGGGGAGAAAGCCAGGGAAAATTATGGAGTCTTCCGAGGTCAAAATGAGCCGTTCAATCAGGTTTTCCAATTCACGCACGTTTCCTGACCATTTATGCTGAATCAGTATTTCGTAAGTGGAAGGGTGCAATTTCTTATCTGACTTGTATTTCTTGTTGATGATTTCGAGATTATGATTGATTAAGATGGCAATATCATCCTTTCTTTCTCGTAATGGCGGTATTTGGATGGGAATCACATTTAAGCGATAATACAAATCGAGCCTGAATGTTCCCTTTTCCACCATTTCCTCAAGGTTTTGATTGGTTGCCGTTACAAGCCGAAAATCTATCTTATGCTCTTTTTTTCCGCCCACCCTTTTAAAAGTCTTTTCTTGCAGGACATTTAATAATTTCACTTGCATATCCAGCGGAAGCTCACCGATTTCATCCAGAAATAAGGTTCCGTTATCTGCTTGTTCTACTAGCCCTTGTTTCCCCTGCTTCTGCGCTCCGGTGAAGGATCCCGCTTCATACCCAAACATTTCAGATTCAAAAAGACTTTCTGGGATGGTACTGCAGTTGACTTCGATGAATGGCTCTTTGCTGCGGTAACTCTGATTGTGCAGCCTGCGGGCGAATACGCTCTTCCCTACACCGGATTCACCAAGAAGCATGACTGTCGCATCCGTTTTGGAAACACGGTGTATCGTTTTGGCGATTTGCCTCATTTCCTTGCTGCGATAGATCAGCTCCTCCTGTTCCCTAAGTTCCTCGACCTCCGATTGGTATTCTTGAATCTTTTTCTCCAATTGACCGTACTGATCCTGGAGGTTCCTGATTTCAGTTTGATCTTGGGCATAGCTGACGACACGAATCAATTCACCATCTTCATCAAAGATGGGATAGGCAGTAGACATGACGATTTTTCCCGTCTTCGTATGCTGCATGATCTGGACAGGTGTTTTCTCTTTCAATACCATCGCGGAAATCGAAGGTGAAAGGATTCCTTCCGTTTCGAGCTGGTAAACGGATTTTCCAAGATAATGTTCTGGTTCGATTCCATATATCCACCAATGGTTAGGATTCGTGAATAAAATGAATCCTTTTTCATCGGTCACGGTAATATTATTATTGGATGTGTTGATGATGCATTCCAAAA
The DNA window shown above is from Peribacillus sp. FSL P2-0133 and carries:
- a CDS encoding sigma 54-interacting transcriptional regulator codes for the protein MMSDNNVKRVLECIINTSNNNITVTDEKGFILFTNPNHWWIYGIEPEHYLGKSVYQLETEGILSPSISAMVLKEKTPVQIMQHTKTGKIVMSTAYPIFDEDGELIRVVSYAQDQTEIRNLQDQYGQLEKKIQEYQSEVEELREQEELIYRSKEMRQIAKTIHRVSKTDATVMLLGESGVGKSVFARRLHNQSYRSKEPFIEVNCSTIPESLFESEMFGYEAGSFTGAQKQGKQGLVEQADNGTLFLDEIGELPLDMQVKLLNVLQEKTFKRVGGKKEHKIDFRLVTATNQNLEEMVEKGTFRLDLYYRLNVIPIQIPPLRERKDDIAILINHNLEIINKKYKSDKKLHPSTYEILIQHKWSGNVRELENLIERLILTSEDSIIFPGFLPSHFHGQESFEKIDDTLMIDDMMVDDSDLNTALEQVEKWMMMKASKKCKSTYEMAKFLGISQPSVVRKMKKYKGHLPIK
- the cobT gene encoding nicotinate-nucleotide--dimethylbenzimidazole phosphoribosyltransferase, with translation MTNGLAAISIPMLDEEMGRQVKGHVDSLTVPQGSLGRLEEWIIELAKMTGEAFPDISKPGVIVFAADHGITEEGISAYPKEVTEQMALNFLNDGAAINVLSRAIDAYLDIVDIGIDADIEAPGLTSRKVRNGTRNFYKEEAMTKEEVIQALEIGYDRAQKMIARGANCLILGEMGIGNTTSSTAIISIVSGKSVESLVGQGTGLKSEGILHKRRIIEEAISLRNPNPDDPINILMKIGGFEIAGMAGAMLSAANNRIPILVDGFITTTAAVLANLISGRAADYMFVGHRSAEPGHRTAIELLGKEPILDVGMRIGEGTGAALSYPILKAATLVIKEMATFESAGVSNK